From a single Theropithecus gelada isolate Dixy chromosome 10, Tgel_1.0, whole genome shotgun sequence genomic region:
- the DEFB127 gene encoding beta-defensin 127: MGLFMIIVILLFQKPTVTEQLKTCWDNYVQGHCRKICRVNALCENGRYCCLNIKELEACKKITNSPHPKPATLALTLPQDYVTITEKFPILKT; this comes from the exons ATGGGGCTCTTCATGATCATTGTAATTCTGCTGTTCCAGAAACCCACAG TAACTGAACAACTTAAGACGTGCTGGGATAACTATGTACAAGGACATTGCAGGAAAATCTGCAGAGTAAATGCACTATGTGAAAATGGGAGATATTGTTGTCTCAATATCAAGGAACTGGAAGCatgtaaaaaaattacaaactcaCCTCATCCAAAGCCAGCAACACTAGCACTGACTCTTCCTCAAGACTATGTTACAATAACAGAAAAATTCCCAATCTTGAAGACATAA